A region of the Desulfomicrobium macestii genome:
CAGGAAGGATTGGTCCTCGAACTTTCTGCCAAGACTAGACAGTTCATGCCTTCCCGCAACGTATTGCACGACTTGGGCATGGTCGTGTCCGGTCAGCGATACGATCCCCTTGAGTCGAAAAACGTCCGAGGGGAGGAGGTCAAGGGTCCGGATCAGGGCTTCCCTGTCCAAGGGTGCGTCAAAGGTAAAGCGTCTGGAGGTGAATCCTTCCATCGCATGGATATGTCGAGGGCAGGACGCGGACATGGACAGGAGCCTGGGCGCGTCCTGCTCGAACGGATCGGCATCGTACAGGGTCGCTGGATTAATGGCCGCGTATTCAGTTTCGGCTATGTGCGCGCGGGAATTCAGGGTGCGGAGGCGATGGAAAAGAGAGGCTCGCTCCTGGTCGCTCACCAAGTCGCACTTGTTCATCAAGATAATGTCCGCAGCCTTGACCTGGTTCATGGCGATATCGCTTGTATCCAGTAGTTGCTGGGCGTTGACCGCATCAACCAGTGTCGTGACCGAGTCCAGGCGTGCCAGGGAGCGAAGCGTGTCGAGTTCCTTGAGAATGTTGAAGGGGTTGGCCAGACCTGTACTTTCCAAGACAATGACTTTGGGATTGAACCGCGTCTTGAGTTGCTCGATGCCCTTGGACAGGTTCCCGGCCAGAGTGCAGCACACGCAGCCTTCGTCAATTTCTACGATGGAATCGTCTCCTTCCAGAAGTTTGCCGTCCACTCCGGTTTGTCCGACTTCGTTTTGGATGATGGCCACGATTTCATCGCGGGACGCGTGGTATTCAAGCAATTGGTTCAGGAAGGTGGTCTTGCCCGCTCCCAGGAAGCCGCTCAGTACGATGAGTCTGGGGCGGGTGTCGAAAGCGTAGGCGTATTCCGCATCTGAACCCAAGGTTGTCAGGTCGTGAGTTTTCCAGAGCAGGGCCGAAGCAATGATCTGTGGCATGGCATCGACCTGGTCGGGGGTGAGCGCATCTTTTTTGAGCAGGTTGTACGCAAGGCGACGTGCCGAGTCGTCTTCTCCCCAGACGAGAGTGTCGGTGATGACCGTGTTTGTTTTGTCAAAATGAATACGCTCGCCATTGCGGGTGTAACCAGGGATCATGCTCGGCTGTTTCTCACGGGCATAGCGTGCCGGGCTGGAAGCAAGACTGTTGGATATCGCCGCGCCAATGACCAGGAAAACGTCCGTGGTGATATCGTGGGCCGGGAAATCCTCTTCGGGTGCACCCCGGGCGATGACCCACTCTCCGGACTCCGTGGTGACGCCGTCCTTGGCGATGCAGAT
Encoded here:
- a CDS encoding CobW family GTP-binding protein; the encoded protein is MDTPVLLLNSLLAACRHNEFKRLVGWKGMAVCPRGTVAWTMKLRCRPGVYGLLAEATGVDELSRNAKIGLYYFPAEDEPLLEHMSLAANLAATQADYIARVRTFSTSLERAVPFRIGAVSIHLLRNETALAIQAQALDRKICIAKDGVTTESGEWVIARGAPEEDFPAHDITTDVFLVIGAAISNSLASSPARYAREKQPSMIPGYTRNGERIHFDKTNTVITDTLVWGEDDSARRLAYNLLKKDALTPDQVDAMPQIIASALLWKTHDLTTLGSDAEYAYAFDTRPRLIVLSGFLGAGKTTFLNQLLEYHASRDEIVAIIQNEVGQTGVDGKLLEGDDSIVEIDEGCVCCTLAGNLSKGIEQLKTRFNPKVIVLESTGLANPFNILKELDTLRSLARLDSVTTLVDAVNAQQLLDTSDIAMNQVKAADIILMNKCDLVSDQERASLFHRLRTLNSRAHIAETEYAAINPATLYDADPFEQDAPRLLSMSASCPRHIHAMEGFTSRRFTFDAPLDREALIRTLDLLPSDVFRLKGIVSLTGHDHAQVVQYVAGRHELSSLGRKFEDQSFLVAIGKNMNLSPLAALQEAHT